One Jannaschia sp. GRR-S6-38 genomic window carries:
- a CDS encoding DUF2267 domain-containing protein — translation MPMPWTYRHASREFAAFLDDAKDGMGLVSDNMAYTAIDGVFRAFRRRLTAAQGLAFATVLPAVPRAIFVAGWVPEDPPPPFPDRAALTREAQALRRHHNLTPDNAIAATARALRRSVDQAALDRVLAELPAGAAEFWRVEGADPTDLARRII, via the coding sequence ATGCCGATGCCATGGACCTATCGCCATGCCAGCCGCGAATTCGCGGCCTTTCTCGACGACGCGAAGGACGGCATGGGGCTCGTCTCGGACAACATGGCCTATACCGCCATCGACGGCGTCTTCCGCGCCTTCCGCCGGCGGCTCACGGCCGCGCAGGGGCTGGCCTTCGCCACGGTCCTGCCGGCGGTGCCGCGCGCGATCTTCGTGGCCGGCTGGGTCCCCGAAGATCCGCCGCCGCCCTTCCCTGACCGCGCCGCGCTCACCCGCGAAGCGCAGGCCCTGCGGCGGCATCACAACCTGACGCCCGACAATGCGATCGCGGCCACGGCGCGGGCCCTGCGCCGATCCGTGGACCAGGCCGCGCTGGACCGCGTCCTCGCGGAGCTGCCCGCGGGGGCGGCGGAGTTCTGGCGGGTCGAGGGCGCGGACCCGACCGATCTGGCGCGCCGGATTATCTGA